A region of the Gallaecimonas mangrovi genome:
TGGCTTCTCAACACCTCGGCCAAACCAGTCTCGAAGACAATATATTCGTTGCCGGTAACCTTCACGCGCTAGAGAGAAAGCAACTCACACTCAAAGACCTGAGCCTCGGCCACTAACGCGGTTAAATATTTGCCGCCATGGCCAGCGGCGCGATAAAGAGCCCGCTCATTCATCCCAGCCAATAAAAAAGCCGCCCAAAGGCGGCTTTTTTATTTTTAAATTAAGTCCGCAGAGCCGGCCTGTAAGCCGGGTTCTGTCGTGAACGGCCATTCGTCTAGGCCAGCAATCGCTCACTGGCTCAAGCAACCTACCCGCCCCCCGCGCGGGCAACGCTTAACGGGGGCCTATTTGGTCTTGCTCCGGGTGGAGTTTACCGTGCCACGAACTGTTGCCAGTCGCGCGGTGCGCTCTTACCGCACCCTTTCACCCTTACCTGTACCCGAAGGCCATCGGCGGTTTACTCTCTGCTGCACTGGTCGTCGGCTTGCGCCGCCCAGGCGTTACCTGGCACCCTGCCCTTTGGAGCCCGGACTTTCCTCTCCCCACAATGTGGGCAGCAACCGTCCAGCCGACTCTGCGGACGCGCAGTATACCTGCGCCGGGCTCAGCCCTCCAGTCCTAGGTTATAAAGGGCGTTTTTCTTTATGCCAAAAGCATCGGCAACCAGGCTTGCGGCCTTTTTACGGGGCAAATCTTCAGCCAACGCCAAAAACAAGGTAACGGCCGCCTTGGGTAGGGCATCCGTTTTCGGTGCGGGTGCCACCATCAACACCATTTCCCCTCGTTGCCGATCGCTATCTTCTTTCAGCCAAGTAATGAGGTCGGCCACCGGCGCACCATGAATGGTTTCAAAGGTTTTGGTGAGTTCCTTGGCCAGCACCACTTGCCGGTCGGGCCCGAAAACCGCCTGCATGTCATCCAGGGTATCCAGCACCCGCCGCGGCGCTTCATAAAACACCAAGGTGCGAGGCTCTTCGCTTAGTGCTTCAAGGCTACTGAGCCTGGCACTTTGCTTGGCGGGCAAAAAGCCTTCGAAAGCAAACCGGTCGGTGGCTAAACCAGAAGCACTTAACGCGGTAATAGCCGCGCAGGGGCCTGGCAGGGGAACCACTTTAATGCCGGACTGGCGGCAAAGGTTTACCAAGCTGTAGCCGGGGTCAGAGATAAGCGGCGTGCCCGCATCTGAAACCAACGCAATATCAGTACCCGCTGCTAATTTGCTGACAATAAAAGCCGCCTTTTGCTTTTCGTTATGGTCATGCAGCGACTGGGTGGGCGTGCGAATAGAAAAATGGTGCAACAGCTGGCCGGTGTGACGGGTATCTTCAGCGCAAATCAATGAAACTTCTGCCAAAACGTTCAGGGCGCGTTGGCTGATATCCCCCAAATTACCTAATGGGGTTGGTACGATATATAAAGTGCCGTGATTTTCATTCATGAGAGTGGGCCCTCTGTTTGTGTCGCTATGGCCCCTCGCATACACTAGGCACAGTTTCAGCGAGGACTAGACGGTAAATGACCAGGATTCTATCACGGAGCGCAGGCCTGCTGTGCTTGGCGTTGTTGCTAAGTAGTTGTGCAACAACCGCTCAGAAAGACAATTGGACAGCGCGTTTAACTAGCCCAGTTTCCCTAAAAGCCAATCAATACCTGGACAAAGCCCGTCAGTCTGAAGGTGAAGACAAACTACTGTGGCAACTACAAGCTGCGCGGGCCTACGCCCAGGCCGGTGATTGGGCCCGCACTAACGATGTGTTGCAAGCCCTCAAAGGGCAGCTAACCTCGCCTGCGGCCCAGCACGCTTACACGCTGTTAGCCGCCGAGTCGGCGCTGGCCCATGAAAACTACGACAAAGCCGCTGCCCTACTTAAAACGCCAATGACCGGCCGCTTTGAAATTCAGCGTTTACGCCTTGCCGCTCAGCTTGCCGAACTGGCAGGCAATACCGAAGATGAGCTCAACGCCTTAGCGAAATTGGCGGCGTTAACCGACGACCAAACCTTAAAAGCGCGTACCTCCGACCGTATTTGGGCGCTTTTAGCACAGGCCGACACCGACAACTTGGGCCCAGATTGGGCGCCTTGGGTAACACTGCAACAATTGGCCCGTGAAAAACGCGGCCCGGCCCTTGAAACCGCCATCGGTAATTGGCGCGAGCTCTATCCGCAATCGCTACCGGCCCAATATTTGCCGCAATCCTTGGAAAAACTCACCAAGGTTGTGGACTACACACCAACCAAAGTGGCCTTGCTGTTACCACTAACCGGTGATTATTCCGCCCAAGGCCGAGCCATTCGCGACGGTTTTGTTTCGGCCTGGGTTGCCAGTGGCCAAAGCGCGCAGTTGGTGGTGCTCGACAGTGCCAAGGGCGCCGTCGCCGCATGGCAGCAGGCACAAGCGCAGGGCGCCGATATGTTGGTAGGCCCACTGCTGCGCCCACAGATAGAAGCGCTACAGCAAGCCAACAGTGTAAAAGTGCCCTGGCTGGCGTTAAACCGCGTTTACCGGCCCGGCTTTGGCGACGATTATTTCTTTGCCCTGGCCCCGGAAGATGAAGCTGCACAAGCGGCAGAAGAAGCCGTTGACCGCCACGCCCGCCACCCGATGTTGCTGGGCCTTGATACCAACACCAACAACCGCCAGGCCCAGGCCTTTATTCAGCGTTGGCGCCAATACGGCCACGATGAACCGGTAGACATGCGGCTATTTGCCAATCAGCAGCAACTGGAAGCCGGCATTCGCAGCCAACTGCAAATTGATGACTCCAAAGCCCGCATTCGCCAGGTGGAAGCCGTGCTGGGCCGCAAAGTGGTGGCCGAAGCCCGTTCCCGCCGTGACGTCGACTTTATGTACCTGATGGGTGACCGTGAAGAAGTGGGCCTGATGAAGGCGTTTATCGACGTAACCATCAGCCCCTTTGCCGACCCCATTGCCTCTTTTACCTCTTCTCGCGGCCATCCTGATTTGGATAGCCCGGCAGGCCTTCGCGACTTTAACGGCCTGAGTTTCAGCGAGATGCCCTATTTTGTGAGCAAACATGGCCAAGCGGCGATGATGCGCAACTTAATGACCAAACTACGCCCACAATGGCCAGCCGCCTTGGAGCGTCTCTTTGCCATGGGCTATGATGCAGCCGACTTGTTGCCGCATATGGCAACACTGAGGGTTGCCAGTACCGAGCCACTGCAAGGGCTCTCCGGCAATATTGGCGTTGATGCCAATGGCGTGATTTACCGACGTCTGAAGTGGGTCAGCATAAAAGGTGACAAAACTCAGGTGAAGGACCATGTCATTCCGCCTCTTCCCGAACAAGACGGCCAAGGGCAGACATTTTGAGAAAAATGCCGAGACTTGGCTAAAACATCAAGGCCTTAAAGCCGTTGCACACAATGTCCGTTACCGTGGAGGTGAACTGGATTTAGTGATGCGCGACGGCGCCTTATGGGTCTTTGTGGAAGTAAAATACCGCCAACACCAAGGCTTTGGTGGCGCCAGCTACGCCATCAGCCACGCCCAACAACAACGCCTTTGGCGATGCGCTCGGCGCTTTCTGGCAGAACAAGGTCTTAATGAATGGGACTGCCAGTGTCGCTTTGACGTAATGATTTATGAAGGTGATCAAGCGCCCTTATGGATAAAGGGTGCCTTTGTCACTTAGCGGAGCATCCATGCTGGACAGGATCAAAGACAGTTTTACCGAAAGTATCCAAACCAAAATCGTTGCCAGTGAAGCCTTACCAGACAATATCGTCCAAGGCGCAATGATGCTGGTTAACTGCCTGCTCTCAGGTAATAAAATTCTGGCTTGTGGCAACG
Encoded here:
- the rsmI gene encoding 16S rRNA (cytidine(1402)-2'-O)-methyltransferase, whose translation is MNENHGTLYIVPTPLGNLGDISQRALNVLAEVSLICAEDTRHTGQLLHHFSIRTPTQSLHDHNEKQKAAFIVSKLAAGTDIALVSDAGTPLISDPGYSLVNLCRQSGIKVVPLPGPCAAITALSASGLATDRFAFEGFLPAKQSARLSSLEALSEEPRTLVFYEAPRRVLDTLDDMQAVFGPDRQVVLAKELTKTFETIHGAPVADLITWLKEDSDRQRGEMVLMVAPAPKTDALPKAAVTLFLALAEDLPRKKAASLVADAFGIKKNALYNLGLEG
- a CDS encoding penicillin-binding protein activator; the protein is MTRILSRSAGLLCLALLLSSCATTAQKDNWTARLTSPVSLKANQYLDKARQSEGEDKLLWQLQAARAYAQAGDWARTNDVLQALKGQLTSPAAQHAYTLLAAESALAHENYDKAAALLKTPMTGRFEIQRLRLAAQLAELAGNTEDELNALAKLAALTDDQTLKARTSDRIWALLAQADTDNLGPDWAPWVTLQQLAREKRGPALETAIGNWRELYPQSLPAQYLPQSLEKLTKVVDYTPTKVALLLPLTGDYSAQGRAIRDGFVSAWVASGQSAQLVVLDSAKGAVAAWQQAQAQGADMLVGPLLRPQIEALQQANSVKVPWLALNRVYRPGFGDDYFFALAPEDEAAQAAEEAVDRHARHPMLLGLDTNTNNRQAQAFIQRWRQYGHDEPVDMRLFANQQQLEAGIRSQLQIDDSKARIRQVEAVLGRKVVAEARSRRDVDFMYLMGDREEVGLMKAFIDVTISPFADPIASFTSSRGHPDLDSPAGLRDFNGLSFSEMPYFVSKHGQAAMMRNLMTKLRPQWPAALERLFAMGYDAADLLPHMATLRVASTEPLQGLSGNIGVDANGVIYRRLKWVSIKGDKTQVKDHVIPPLPEQDGQGQTF
- a CDS encoding YraN family protein yields the protein MSFRLFPNKTAKGRHFEKNAETWLKHQGLKAVAHNVRYRGGELDLVMRDGALWVFVEVKYRQHQGFGGASYAISHAQQQRLWRCARRFLAEQGLNEWDCQCRFDVMIYEGDQAPLWIKGAFVT